One Deltaproteobacteria bacterium DNA window includes the following coding sequences:
- a CDS encoding DUF1156 domain-containing protein, producing MKEKHSLEANFDAAFTAALAQREKQIQQNYRPIIGIHKWFARRPGTVFRSLLLSEFNGDEPLRTAFWRAHDLNGIIADPFMGGGTTIYEANRLGFSVVGTDINPIAFWIVRQSLAPLDLDAFGERARIVIADVENDVGDLYTTICDTCGEAVIVKYFIWVKTQCCPSCHTQNDLFPGYLLAEAVRHPRHVVACRGCGNLNECDRQPTPTDPVACAECGRPVVVPGVARGNKVACRQCGTQFSYPPRQPTGPPIHRLWAIEYHCSRCKPAHEGRFFKRPEAEDLRRFERAKQTLDEIGASLPIPEDEIRDGDETRRLHRWGYSRFREMFNERQLLGLGLLLRRIMRENKGEIRNALLTVFSDFLRYQNMLCRYDTYALKCQDIFSVHGFPVGLVQCENNLLGIPRVGSGSFRHFVEKYLRAKQYCIAPFETRVKGGRKEIVPIAGERIEARFVKTFPRGKQRQASIGAAAAMKVLLPPDSLDGVFTDPPYFDNVQYAELMDFCYVWLRLALRREFPAFRPSSTRTHAELTGNETMGRGLDNFTEGLSQIFCHYSAALKTGAPFVFTYHHNDPEAYLPLVVAILDAGLDCYATLPVPAEMGASLHIARSKSSVLDSVFVCRKGAATTDSTNVEAHLRIDIEHLVAAGLRISEGDVRCLAAGHIARVAVNRLRATWDPDIPLGRRMLKARELLLLVGQETASVRAAIQFVDELQSVGKEGVARAASL from the coding sequence GTGAAGGAAAAACATAGCCTGGAAGCCAACTTCGACGCTGCCTTCACGGCAGCTCTCGCCCAGCGCGAAAAGCAAATTCAACAAAATTACCGCCCTATTATCGGTATCCATAAATGGTTCGCTCGTCGGCCCGGGACCGTTTTTCGGTCCTTGCTCTTGTCCGAATTCAATGGCGACGAACCCCTGAGAACAGCATTCTGGCGGGCGCACGATCTGAACGGAATCATCGCGGACCCTTTTATGGGAGGCGGCACGACGATTTACGAAGCCAATCGCCTTGGGTTCAGCGTTGTCGGGACGGATATCAACCCAATAGCCTTCTGGATAGTTCGGCAGTCGTTGGCGCCCCTCGATCTTGATGCTTTCGGGGAACGAGCGCGGATCGTGATCGCGGACGTAGAGAACGATGTGGGGGACCTTTACACCACGATCTGCGACACGTGCGGCGAGGCTGTTATCGTCAAATATTTCATCTGGGTGAAAACTCAGTGTTGCCCATCTTGCCATACGCAGAATGATCTATTTCCCGGTTACCTCCTGGCCGAGGCAGTGCGCCATCCGCGCCACGTGGTCGCATGTCGGGGATGCGGCAATCTGAACGAGTGTGATCGGCAGCCGACGCCCACCGATCCAGTTGCCTGCGCGGAATGCGGCCGCCCCGTCGTTGTCCCGGGTGTCGCCCGTGGGAATAAGGTCGCGTGCAGGCAGTGCGGGACTCAATTTTCGTATCCACCCCGACAGCCCACCGGACCTCCGATTCACCGACTGTGGGCCATCGAATATCATTGCAGCAGATGCAAGCCGGCCCACGAGGGACGGTTCTTCAAGCGACCTGAGGCTGAGGATCTTCGCAGATTCGAAAGGGCGAAACAGACCCTTGATGAGATCGGCGCCTCTCTTCCGATACCGGAGGATGAGATCCGGGATGGCGACGAGACCCGCCGCCTCCATCGGTGGGGGTATTCACGATTTCGGGAGATGTTTAACGAGCGGCAGTTGCTTGGGTTGGGGTTGTTGCTGCGCCGCATCATGAGGGAGAACAAGGGCGAAATCCGAAATGCCTTGCTCACGGTGTTTTCCGACTTTCTCCGCTACCAGAACATGCTCTGCCGCTACGACACATACGCACTCAAATGCCAGGACATCTTCAGCGTGCACGGCTTCCCCGTTGGACTAGTCCAGTGCGAAAATAACCTGCTCGGTATTCCCAGGGTCGGCTCCGGATCCTTCCGGCACTTCGTAGAGAAATACCTTCGCGCGAAGCAGTACTGCATTGCCCCATTTGAGACTCGTGTCAAAGGGGGTCGCAAGGAGATCGTTCCGATTGCCGGTGAACGAATCGAGGCACGATTCGTGAAAACCTTTCCCCGCGGGAAGCAACGACAGGCATCTATTGGTGCGGCAGCCGCCATGAAAGTTCTATTGCCTCCGGACTCGCTCGACGGCGTTTTCACCGATCCGCCTTACTTCGACAACGTGCAGTACGCCGAATTGATGGATTTCTGTTATGTGTGGCTAAGGCTCGCCCTTCGCCGCGAATTTCCGGCCTTCAGGCCTTCGAGCACACGGACCCACGCAGAGCTTACAGGCAACGAGACGATGGGGCGCGGCCTTGACAATTTCACGGAAGGCCTGTCCCAGATTTTCTGCCACTATTCGGCGGCACTCAAGACAGGAGCTCCGTTCGTTTTTACATATCATCACAACGATCCTGAGGCGTACCTGCCGCTGGTTGTCGCCATCCTCGATGCGGGTCTTGACTGCTACGCGACCCTCCCGGTTCCCGCCGAAATGGGAGCCTCGCTTCACATCGCGCGTTCAAAGTCCTCCGTCCTCGATTCGGTATTCGTGTGTCGGAAAGGAGCTGCGACCACTGACAGCACCAACGTGGAGGCGCACCTCCGGATAGATATCGAACATCTCGTGGCCGCCGGCCTAAGAATCTCGGAAGGGGATGTTCGTTGTCTCGCGGCCGGGCACATAGCCCGGGTGGCTGTCAACAGACTTCGGGCGACGTGGGACCCCGACATCCCGTTGGGGCGGCGAATGCTGAAGGCCAGGGAACTTCTTCTCTTGGTCGGGCAGGAGACGGCCTCCGTGCGCGCTGCGATTCAGTTTGTCGATGAGCTGCAATCTGTCGGTAAAGAGGGAGTTGCGCGTGCCGCGTCCCTTTGA
- a CDS encoding HEAT repeat domain-containing protein gives MLHKKFGLKSVGLPEGSVNSTVGTTGASAEPSAPDLWTHYDSVRKDLMRIGLDAPVMTKGEFSKGTDAPFVISVETKKSIERVSTAVQVLFGVTSSALIAVGSGGTMYGWIIPKQYQKETHSLTITDRKTDTVYYSDLESLDSRAAKDHAARAAGELGAVAIPMLTFALCNESSSVRQASAEALLRIGGPVTRDLLVESLKSETDIFTARKVFEVLERLNDARGRETIIANLSARNPEIRAAALILIGETRRIDAIGKVLEALKDADERVRIAAHETLKTFAEPSVAENSSEPSDNTVNRISSMYPESAGAIPAIVSALRHDSPEVRAGAADVLGDVGDSGSVVHLMRSLSDSDPRVRSAAASALGRIKDPRAVGPLAKLSQDDADDGVRNSAKDALEWMDVKVGESDTIFQSPGESIPTDQLHRTAVGGADNDKKETPGIVPEDKGGGSPSKEPKNGEERELISEYVRMGEVFLAGGDYARAIDVYSRILNIDEGNRDALEGIRRANDARSAEELERNKLESSQIPERRKENPRAN, from the coding sequence ATGCTACATAAGAAATTCGGCCTGAAATCCGTCGGATTGCCGGAAGGCAGTGTAAATTCCACAGTAGGAACGACCGGAGCGAGCGCGGAACCATCGGCCCCCGACCTCTGGACGCATTACGATAGCGTGCGCAAGGACCTGATGCGGATCGGACTCGACGCTCCCGTAATGACAAAAGGTGAATTTTCCAAGGGCACCGATGCGCCTTTCGTTATCTCGGTGGAGACGAAGAAAAGCATTGAAAGGGTCTCCACAGCTGTTCAGGTGCTTTTTGGAGTCACGTCATCCGCACTGATTGCAGTGGGAAGCGGCGGCACGATGTATGGATGGATCATCCCGAAACAATACCAGAAGGAGACCCATAGTCTCACGATCACGGACCGAAAAACCGATACGGTATATTACAGCGATCTGGAGTCGCTCGACAGCCGGGCCGCAAAAGATCATGCCGCCAGAGCGGCAGGCGAACTCGGCGCTGTCGCAATTCCGATGCTGACCTTCGCATTGTGCAATGAATCGTCCTCCGTCCGCCAGGCTTCGGCAGAAGCTTTGTTACGGATCGGGGGACCTGTAACCCGGGACCTCCTTGTCGAATCGTTGAAATCGGAAACCGATATTTTTACGGCCAGGAAAGTTTTTGAAGTCCTTGAGAGGTTAAACGATGCGAGGGGCCGGGAGACGATCATCGCAAACTTGTCGGCCCGAAATCCGGAGATCCGGGCGGCAGCTCTTATCCTAATCGGGGAAACCCGCCGCATTGACGCCATCGGCAAAGTGCTTGAAGCGCTGAAGGATGCCGACGAACGGGTTCGAATTGCCGCACATGAAACGCTGAAAACATTCGCGGAGCCCTCGGTGGCCGAAAATTCTTCCGAACCTTCCGATAATACCGTGAACCGGATTTCCTCCATGTATCCGGAATCGGCCGGGGCGATCCCCGCGATCGTCTCCGCTTTACGTCATGATTCGCCCGAGGTCAGGGCAGGAGCGGCGGATGTTCTTGGAGATGTCGGAGATTCCGGGTCCGTCGTTCACCTGATGCGTTCCCTTTCGGATTCCGATCCTCGCGTGCGTTCCGCCGCAGCGTCGGCCCTTGGAAGAATAAAAGATCCTCGGGCGGTCGGCCCTTTGGCGAAACTTTCTCAAGACGATGCTGATGACGGAGTGAGGAATTCGGCCAAGGACGCGCTGGAATGGATGGATGTCAAGGTTGGGGAGAGCGACACGATATTTCAATCTCCCGGCGAATCCATCCCGACGGACCAATTGCACCGGACAGCGGTCGGCGGAGCCGATAATGATAAGAAGGAGACACCTGGGATCGTCCCGGAGGATAAAGGGGGAGGTTCGCCGTCGAAAGAGCCGAAAAACGGGGAGGAACGCGAGCTGATTTCCGAGTATGTACGCATGGGAGAAGTGTTTCTTGCGGGGGGAGATTACGCGAGAGCGATCGACGTGTATTCAAGGATATTGAATATCGATGAAGGCAATCGGGACGCGTTGGAAGGAATTCGCAGGGCGAATGATGCGCGCTCTGCTGAGGAACTTGAGCGGAACAAATTGGAAAGTTCACAAATTCCGGAGCGGCGCAAGGAGAACCCCCGGGCGAACTGA
- a CDS encoding PEGA domain-containing protein, which yields MLFLLIGLFCRDSLGSDWRPLALDEIEMLLSNSVTSRRVSDLVREHGVDFRISEEVENRLRGQGLDNSALAALRESFKGEGPRGGIIRVFSDPDGADVFLRDEPKGVTPLRLAGIHTGRFMLRVGGMRGYGEETVEGEIGEGEIKDVNVVLKQGDFLRKEERSFAEEPIFPVEKTEIAPVGKWRRAPTMKGILYIETEPAGGQIYERGQFKGKAPVEMQLGEGLHVLVFIMRNYEVEAIPIVVRNGINRPLTVKFIPR from the coding sequence TTGCTCTTTCTGTTGATCGGTCTTTTTTGCCGGGATTCCCTCGGATCGGATTGGCGTCCGCTCGCCCTGGACGAGATAGAGATGCTTTTGTCCAACAGCGTGACGAGCAGGAGAGTGTCGGACCTTGTCAGGGAACACGGCGTCGATTTTCGCATATCGGAGGAAGTGGAGAACAGACTTCGGGGCCAGGGGCTTGACAATTCCGCGCTTGCGGCATTGCGCGAATCTTTCAAGGGGGAGGGTCCCAGAGGAGGAATTATCCGCGTCTTTTCCGATCCGGACGGGGCGGATGTTTTTCTTCGTGACGAGCCGAAGGGAGTAACCCCTCTTCGTCTGGCCGGTATTCATACGGGGCGGTTTATGCTCCGGGTCGGGGGCATGCGCGGATACGGAGAGGAAACCGTGGAAGGGGAAATAGGCGAAGGGGAAATAAAGGACGTCAATGTCGTTTTGAAACAAGGTGATTTCCTGCGGAAGGAAGAGCGCTCGTTCGCTGAGGAACCAATTTTCCCGGTCGAAAAAACGGAAATCGCCCCGGTAGGTAAATGGCGTCGCGCTCCAACGATGAAAGGAATATTATATATCGAAACCGAGCCCGCAGGCGGACAGATATATGAGAGAGGCCAGTTCAAAGGCAAGGCTCCGGTGGAAATGCAGCTCGGCGAAGGCCTCCATGTGCTTGTGTTCATCATGAGGAATTATGAGGTCGAGGCGATTCCGATTGTCGTCAGGAATGGGATAAACCGGCCGCTCACCGTCAAATTCATCCCAAGATAA
- a CDS encoding serine/threonine protein kinase, whose protein sequence is MSLMQEGQIIRGTYEVERLLGEGAFAEVYRVKHRFLGRQAMKVFKMIGMTIEETEQMLGEAIMLSRISHPNIVQVFDANITETSRGICGFFTMEYVAGGNLEQYWRSHGARFVPLKSVVEIIKQVCRGLSVAHGENPPIVHRDIKPHNILVGYDAAGLRVRVSDFGLAKRVNPLTLRASTRGTRCFKAPEAFKDPQSDSCTADVWSIGATLYLLLTDRLPYADPDGYDVFDPEAFERPMLPPSRLNIEVDATIDRILEKALDRRPEHRYRDAQSLLEDLLKWKPRTGGKTSPSGGADSSGWSKSALGTHTPADEEQAKAMADQALALSRQAEMLAEAADLMEEAFNKCRDLRTKHEYQVRLWRRGIAY, encoded by the coding sequence ATGAGTCTCATGCAGGAAGGACAGATCATTCGCGGGACGTATGAAGTCGAACGCCTGCTTGGCGAAGGCGCCTTCGCGGAAGTCTACCGCGTAAAGCATCGCTTCCTGGGACGGCAGGCCATGAAGGTTTTCAAGATGATCGGTATGACGATAGAAGAAACGGAACAAATGCTGGGAGAGGCGATCATGCTTTCCCGGATCAGTCATCCGAACATCGTCCAGGTATTCGACGCCAACATCACCGAGACCTCAAGGGGAATCTGCGGTTTTTTCACGATGGAGTACGTTGCGGGAGGAAATCTCGAGCAGTATTGGAGATCCCACGGCGCGAGGTTCGTCCCGCTGAAGTCCGTGGTGGAAATCATCAAGCAGGTTTGCCGGGGCCTCTCCGTCGCGCACGGAGAGAATCCCCCGATCGTCCACCGGGACATCAAGCCGCATAACATCCTCGTTGGGTACGACGCGGCAGGACTGCGCGTCCGGGTCAGCGATTTCGGCCTCGCCAAGCGGGTGAACCCGCTGACCCTGAGGGCAAGCACGCGCGGAACACGCTGCTTCAAAGCTCCTGAGGCATTCAAGGATCCGCAAAGCGACTCGTGCACGGCGGACGTTTGGTCAATCGGAGCCACACTCTACCTTCTCCTGACGGACAGGCTTCCGTACGCGGATCCCGACGGGTACGACGTGTTCGATCCGGAAGCGTTCGAGAGGCCGATGCTTCCTCCGAGCCGGTTAAACATCGAAGTGGACGCCACCATCGACCGGATCCTGGAAAAAGCTCTTGATCGCCGGCCGGAGCACAGGTACAGGGACGCGCAGAGCCTTCTGGAGGATCTTTTGAAGTGGAAGCCGCGAACAGGGGGAAAGACATCACCCTCCGGCGGTGCGGATTCCAGTGGGTGGTCCAAGAGCGCGCTGGGCACTCATACTCCCGCCGATGAGGAACAGGCCAAGGCGATGGCAGATCAGGCCCTCGCGCTATCTCGACAGGCGGAGATGCTGGCCGAAGCGGCGGACCTCATGGAAGAAGCGTTCAACAAATGCAGGGACCTTCGAACGAAACACGAGTATCAAGTTCGACTCTGGCGCAGGGGAATCGCATACTGA
- a CDS encoding Hsp70 family protein has product MSRTTIDFGIDLGTTNSSIGVIRGTEVDIILNNESQPITPSAVMVDKGGRIIVGRSAKEGLMKDHENAFCEFKLQMGENTEYVFRRSGRRSKPEDLSAEVLKSLKADVRLKLKEDIEAAVITVPAAFELPQCEATRQAAQQAGLHTTILIQEPVAAALAYGFQTESEKVYWLVYDLGGGTFDAAVMQVRDDEIRVVHHDGDNHLGGKLIDWAIVEDLLVPALLKEHRLPDFQRGNPKWEGAFHALKCYAENAKIRVSRDEKAYIDIPFICHEYPKPFEFELKRDDVERLARPIIIRSINLCKKVLAEKRLGFADIEKVLLVGGPTLMPYLRNLLSDTNDGLGIPLSYTNDPLTVVTHGASIYAGTKRLESATPIKAAKGQYVVDLEYKPSGPDTEPFVWGRVRGYDGEIPDGLTIEFINTDCRQQWRSGRIGISPDGTFRTNVLAEKGRRNVFSIELFDARGTKLNCQPDNFAYTVAIEIVDPPLPHNVGVALVNNDMNWVLEKGTPLPVRRKTDLKSAFEVRKGVKEHIIKIPLMEGQKARANRNKYIGTLEIYGDQITRDVPAGSDVEVTIHIDQSRQMVAKAYIPILDEEYELKFNKNGYSDKRNQEEIAKELEIQKKRLETVREKARGISDGDARRILQQIDEERMIQDVEKSLAASRTDRDASVKCEKRLLDLMSAIDEVEDAIEWPSLVSNAEREIEEERKIVNNNDFGVKPDEKRLFTDLEREVRTVMDTRDADHLALKVRELERLGITILFRQPGWWVGCLDHLENRRSTMSNQDLAGNYIAQGRRAINTGDLESLKAAVRQLWGLLPPGDKDREIFSTVGK; this is encoded by the coding sequence ATGTCCAGAACGACCATAGACTTCGGAATCGATTTGGGAACGACGAACAGCAGCATAGGGGTTATCCGGGGGACCGAGGTCGATATCATCCTGAACAACGAAAGTCAGCCGATCACGCCTTCCGCCGTGATGGTCGACAAGGGGGGGAGGATCATCGTAGGGCGCAGCGCCAAGGAAGGCCTCATGAAAGACCATGAAAACGCCTTCTGCGAATTCAAGCTCCAGATGGGAGAGAACACCGAATACGTTTTTCGGCGGAGCGGACGGCGATCGAAACCCGAAGACCTCTCGGCGGAAGTTCTCAAATCCCTTAAAGCGGACGTGAGGCTGAAGTTGAAGGAAGATATCGAAGCTGCGGTGATCACCGTGCCCGCAGCCTTCGAACTTCCGCAATGCGAAGCTACAAGGCAGGCCGCCCAACAAGCCGGCCTGCACACGACCATCCTGATTCAGGAACCCGTCGCGGCCGCCTTGGCCTATGGATTTCAAACCGAAAGCGAGAAGGTATATTGGCTGGTCTACGATCTCGGGGGAGGAACGTTCGACGCCGCCGTCATGCAGGTACGGGACGACGAAATCCGCGTCGTGCATCATGACGGCGATAATCACCTCGGGGGAAAGCTTATCGATTGGGCAATCGTCGAGGATCTCCTAGTCCCGGCATTGCTCAAAGAACATCGTCTTCCTGATTTCCAACGCGGTAATCCGAAATGGGAGGGCGCGTTCCATGCACTGAAATGCTACGCGGAAAATGCGAAAATCCGCGTCTCCCGGGATGAAAAGGCGTATATCGACATCCCATTCATCTGCCATGAATATCCGAAGCCGTTCGAGTTCGAATTGAAGCGGGATGACGTGGAGCGGCTTGCCCGGCCGATAATAATCCGCTCGATCAATCTATGTAAAAAAGTGTTGGCGGAAAAGCGGCTTGGGTTTGCCGACATCGAAAAGGTACTTCTCGTGGGTGGTCCGACGTTGATGCCCTACTTGAGAAACCTTCTCTCGGACACCAACGACGGATTGGGAATCCCCTTGTCATACACGAACGATCCGCTCACTGTCGTCACCCACGGGGCGTCAATCTATGCGGGAACCAAGCGGCTGGAATCGGCAACCCCAATAAAAGCCGCCAAGGGACAATATGTCGTCGATCTCGAATACAAACCCAGCGGCCCGGACACGGAACCGTTCGTTTGGGGACGCGTCCGGGGATACGATGGAGAAATTCCGGACGGATTGACGATCGAATTCATAAACACGGACTGCCGTCAGCAATGGCGAAGCGGCAGGATAGGAATTTCTCCCGACGGTACATTCAGGACGAACGTGCTGGCCGAGAAGGGACGAAGGAATGTGTTCTCGATCGAATTGTTCGATGCAAGGGGGACGAAACTCAATTGCCAGCCGGACAACTTCGCATACACGGTAGCGATTGAAATCGTCGACCCTCCTCTACCCCACAATGTGGGAGTCGCACTGGTCAACAATGATATGAACTGGGTGCTCGAAAAAGGCACGCCGCTGCCGGTAAGGAGAAAAACCGATCTGAAATCCGCCTTCGAAGTCCGCAAGGGGGTGAAGGAACATATCATCAAGATCCCCTTGATGGAGGGGCAGAAAGCCCGGGCCAACCGAAACAAGTATATCGGGACTCTCGAAATTTACGGAGATCAAATAACCCGGGATGTTCCGGCAGGCAGCGACGTCGAGGTAACAATCCATATCGACCAGTCCCGTCAAATGGTCGCGAAAGCCTACATCCCCATTCTCGATGAAGAATACGAGTTGAAATTCAATAAGAACGGCTACAGCGACAAAAGGAACCAAGAGGAAATCGCCAAGGAGCTTGAAATCCAGAAAAAGAGACTGGAGACCGTCCGTGAGAAAGCCCGCGGAATCTCTGACGGCGACGCCCGGCGCATCCTGCAACAAATCGACGAAGAGAGAATGATCCAGGACGTGGAAAAATCGCTGGCCGCATCACGCACCGACCGCGACGCCTCCGTCAAATGCGAAAAGAGACTTCTCGACCTCATGTCGGCGATCGACGAGGTCGAGGATGCGATAGAGTGGCCATCCCTCGTGTCGAACGCGGAGCGGGAGATCGAGGAGGAACGCAAAATCGTCAACAATAACGATTTCGGTGTAAAACCCGACGAGAAGAGACTTTTCACCGATCTGGAGCGCGAGGTCAGAACCGTGATGGATACACGGGACGCCGACCATCTCGCGCTTAAGGTCCGGGAACTGGAACGGCTGGGGATAACCATTCTGTTCCGCCAGCCCGGATGGTGGGTCGGATGTCTCGATCATCTGGAAAACCGAAGATCGACGATGAGCAACCAGGACCTGGCCGGAAACTACATTGCGCAAGGCCGGAGGGCAATCAATACCGGCGATCTAGAATCCCTCAAGGCCGCAGTGCGCCAACTCTGGGGATTGCTGCCCCCGGGAGACAAGGATCGTGAAATATTTTCGACCGTAGGAAAGTAG
- a CDS encoding OmpA family protein: MSVDPISAALAPLIRNALISRAASLARKGSYTEAENLLAAETGGKVEHPSVLDLLARIKAQQGKLFEAEELWTKASRMEPGNPEYQAGLRRISQIRKRGFSRRSLLTSTTAVCGVLVLLAAGIFLKIRFTESGVRNETVSGKVGGSYADGIPASATGVLQSIVLDIPGGIVTKRNSGFDITFEYGLFSSKVRLKGKAKKSIAALARRLEPYKERISITVIGHADSNPVPDGAYFRDNMSLSLARAVAVIESMRSAASLPSGIFLATGYGEYSPPYSNRTRNERLRNRSVTIKISAQGTNPTLP, translated from the coding sequence ATGAGCGTAGATCCGATATCCGCCGCGTTAGCCCCTCTCATTCGGAACGCCTTGATTTCCCGGGCGGCCAGCCTTGCAAGAAAAGGGAGTTACACTGAAGCGGAGAACCTGCTCGCTGCGGAAACCGGAGGAAAAGTAGAACACCCCTCGGTTCTCGACCTGCTCGCCCGTATCAAGGCACAACAGGGAAAGCTGTTCGAAGCGGAAGAATTGTGGACGAAGGCGTCCCGCATGGAACCGGGCAATCCAGAATATCAGGCCGGCTTGAGGCGGATTTCGCAAATCAGAAAGAGGGGATTCTCACGGCGATCCCTGCTCACATCCACAACAGCAGTTTGCGGGGTCCTGGTCCTTCTCGCCGCGGGTATCTTTCTGAAAATCCGTTTCACGGAATCGGGCGTTCGCAACGAAACCGTTTCCGGCAAGGTCGGCGGATCTTACGCCGACGGAATCCCCGCTTCGGCAACCGGCGTGCTGCAATCCATCGTGCTCGACATCCCCGGTGGAATCGTAACAAAAAGGAACTCGGGTTTCGATATCACATTCGAATACGGACTTTTTTCTTCGAAGGTCCGACTCAAGGGCAAGGCGAAAAAATCCATCGCCGCCCTCGCCCGCCGACTGGAACCATACAAGGAACGGATTTCCATAACCGTGATCGGTCATGCGGACAGCAATCCGGTTCCGGATGGCGCGTATTTCAGGGACAATATGTCCCTCTCGCTCGCCCGGGCCGTCGCCGTGATCGAGTCGATGCGCTCGGCTGCCTCCCTCCCCTCCGGGATCTTCCTGGCAACGGGATACGGCGAATATTCCCCTCCGTATTCAAACAGGACGAGAAATGAACGTCTTCGCAACAGGTCGGTTACGATAAAGATATCGGCGCAGGGGACAAATCCAACACTTCCATAG
- a CDS encoding sigma-70 family RNA polymerase sigma factor, whose protein sequence is MSIAYRMEWRSAVADAALSREEQRRLAELAGNGDMSAWELLYDAYNEAIKGYFRCRVWDESAHEDLCQDTFIYAYKNLLGGKYKYEYAFFTFLRNLAGFVYLRYLTKMKKGMIDFAERNPLPRPAFSTPVHPDPQTSLLMIQALSECSVKPHQAIAFGFVKLLHWKPRFFLKNSENRRLGDLLESLIDIHHQSFTGGFSDPSEMVSRAAYRNCWEGTNRSLERTAREVYVEKEYLDIRDLCGDGKVRDIPLGKFITAEDRRESSIYDWCHKVKKRIKEEFDVEPQGDELTPEIER, encoded by the coding sequence ATGTCGATCGCATACCGGATGGAATGGAGGTCGGCGGTGGCCGATGCCGCTTTATCCAGGGAAGAACAGCGCCGCCTCGCCGAACTTGCCGGAAACGGGGACATGTCCGCATGGGAACTACTTTACGATGCGTATAACGAGGCGATAAAGGGGTACTTTCGGTGCCGCGTTTGGGACGAAAGCGCTCATGAAGATCTTTGCCAGGACACGTTCATCTATGCGTATAAAAATCTGCTTGGGGGCAAGTACAAGTACGAATATGCCTTTTTCACTTTTCTTCGCAATCTGGCGGGATTCGTCTATTTGCGTTACTTGACGAAAATGAAAAAGGGAATGATCGACTTCGCTGAAAGAAACCCGCTTCCCCGGCCGGCATTCAGCACGCCCGTCCATCCGGATCCCCAGACCTCCCTGTTGATGATCCAGGCGCTCTCGGAGTGTTCAGTCAAACCTCATCAGGCCATTGCCTTCGGGTTTGTCAAGCTGCTGCATTGGAAACCGCGATTTTTCCTGAAAAACAGCGAAAACCGCCGATTGGGGGATCTCCTCGAAAGCCTGATCGATATCCACCATCAATCGTTCACTGGCGGTTTTTCCGATCCTTCGGAAATGGTTTCCCGCGCGGCCTACCGCAATTGCTGGGAGGGCACGAACCGATCCCTTGAGAGAACGGCCCGGGAAGTTTATGTCGAGAAGGAATACCTCGACATCAGGGATTTATGCGGGGACGGGAAGGTCCGCGATATCCCGCTGGGAAAATTCATCACCGCCGAAGATCGGAGGGAGTCTTCCATTTACGACTGGTGCCATAAAGTGAAGAAAAGGATCAAGGAGGAATTCGACGTCGAACCGCAGGGAGACGAGTTGACGCCGGAGATCGAGCGATGA